One region of Clavibacter michiganensis subsp. tessellarius genomic DNA includes:
- a CDS encoding zinc ribbon domain-containing protein, protein MTTHIPFTDKVTDLSNQDGCQFEFRCERCGNGFRSAFRRDPRATGQKLARGLSGLIGGPIAQVGYMADRLLDRGTNSPAKDQALQTATAEIAPRFHQCRGCGDWVCGDGCWNTDVGQCARCSPVIVEQLAQLQAEARRTQMQQRLETVDLVGTMSLAQQAHAACPSCGAQARGGKFCTECGGSLAMARPCGSCGADLAKSARFCAECGTAAVS, encoded by the coding sequence ATGACCACGCACATCCCGTTCACCGACAAAGTGACCGACCTGTCCAACCAGGACGGATGCCAATTCGAGTTCCGTTGCGAGCGCTGCGGCAACGGCTTCCGATCCGCGTTCCGCCGCGACCCGCGTGCGACGGGGCAGAAGCTCGCCCGTGGCTTGAGCGGACTCATCGGCGGCCCCATCGCCCAGGTCGGGTACATGGCCGACCGGCTCCTCGACCGCGGGACGAACTCCCCCGCCAAGGACCAGGCCCTGCAGACGGCGACCGCCGAGATCGCGCCCCGCTTCCACCAGTGCCGAGGATGCGGCGACTGGGTCTGCGGCGACGGCTGCTGGAACACCGATGTCGGGCAGTGCGCCCGTTGCTCGCCCGTGATCGTGGAACAGCTGGCTCAGCTCCAGGCCGAGGCCCGCCGCACCCAGATGCAGCAGCGACTCGAGACGGTCGATCTCGTCGGGACCATGTCGCTCGCGCAGCAGGCGCATGCGGCGTGTCCGTCATGCGGTGCGCAGGCACGTGGCGGGAAGTTCTGCACCGAGTGCGGCGGCTCGCTCGCGATGGCCCGTCCCTGCGGTTCCTGTGGCGCGGACCTGGCGAAGAGCGCTCGATTCTGCGCGGAGTGCGGAACGGCGGCCGTGTCGTGA
- a CDS encoding biotin transporter BioY, with translation MTLAVASRPTRYLADVIRRSRATDAVLVALGTAFIVASATITIPLPFTPVPITMSTFAVMATGAVLGSSRGALSAVLYLALGAAGAPVFSSGQSGIAIPTFGYIVGFVAAALIVGQLARRRADRKVGTTLLLGGLGTIVIYAFGVPWLAASLHVDLGRALVLGVVPFLIGDTVKVLALSALLPSAWRAVRKVRPDSAGDEA, from the coding sequence TTGACTCTCGCTGTCGCCTCACGCCCCACGCGGTACCTGGCCGACGTCATCCGCCGATCCCGGGCCACGGATGCCGTCCTCGTCGCGCTGGGAACCGCTTTCATCGTCGCCTCGGCCACGATCACCATCCCCCTCCCCTTCACGCCGGTGCCGATCACGATGTCGACCTTCGCGGTGATGGCGACCGGAGCCGTGCTGGGATCCTCACGGGGAGCGCTGAGCGCCGTGCTCTACCTGGCGCTCGGCGCGGCAGGGGCCCCGGTGTTCTCCTCCGGCCAGTCGGGGATCGCGATCCCGACCTTCGGCTACATCGTCGGATTCGTCGCCGCGGCCCTCATCGTCGGACAGCTCGCCCGTCGCCGGGCGGATCGGAAGGTGGGGACGACGCTGCTCCTCGGCGGACTCGGCACGATCGTCATCTACGCCTTCGGCGTGCCGTGGCTCGCCGCGTCCCTGCACGTCGACCTCGGGCGCGCGCTCGTGCTCGGGGTCGTCCCGTTCCTGATCGGCGACACCGTGAAGGTGCTGGCCTTGAGCGCCCTCCTCCCGTCCGCCTGGAGGGCCGTCCGGAAGGTGCGCCCGGACTCCGCCGGCGACGAGGCATGA
- a CDS encoding pentapeptide repeat-containing protein, protein MNKAILHASRTFGSMPDSPFGFTDGGKVDFRGLDVRRSIRYLTVRDTDMSYSTFTEGASLSQSEFSGCVFDGIDLRGTIVTRRFEATSFVGAKLNGIRPGAEYIDCDFTGAAMDRAVAMGTTFVRCDFSRTRMTGAIYNHCTFDGCRFDGARLDFASFAGSQVLGEVDAAVFEGCLVDGMRINGEPVTGVEFDVDGYLRRDRG, encoded by the coding sequence GTGAACAAGGCGATCCTCCACGCGTCTCGGACGTTCGGGTCCATGCCCGACTCACCGTTCGGATTCACCGACGGCGGCAAAGTCGACTTCCGCGGACTGGACGTCCGTAGATCGATCAGGTACCTGACGGTCCGGGACACGGACATGTCCTATTCCACCTTCACGGAAGGGGCGTCCTTGAGCCAGTCCGAGTTCTCGGGCTGCGTATTCGACGGGATCGACCTGCGCGGCACCATCGTGACGCGGCGATTCGAGGCCACCAGTTTCGTGGGTGCCAAGCTGAACGGCATCCGCCCGGGGGCGGAATACATCGACTGTGACTTCACGGGCGCCGCGATGGACAGGGCCGTGGCGATGGGCACGACGTTCGTGCGCTGCGACTTCTCCCGAACCAGGATGACCGGGGCGATCTACAACCACTGCACGTTCGACGGCTGCCGGTTCGACGGCGCGAGGCTGGACTTCGCGTCCTTCGCGGGAAGCCAGGTCCTCGGGGAGGTCGATGCCGCTGTGTTCGAGGGGTGCCTGGTGGACGGGATGAGGATCAACGGCGAACCGGTCACGGGCGTCGAATTCGACGTCGATGGATATCTGCGGCGCGACAGGGGATGA
- a CDS encoding TetR/AcrR family transcriptional regulator has protein sequence MSERSVPARNDELLAASMRAFAARGYFGTTTAQVAEQMGVSQPYVIQAYGSKRLLFIRTHAHAGEMIIDTFRTAPARGFDPQRLGAAYRELVLSMPEAVLVHAHGFSAATAEPEIGRESRRLFGEVYRTLRDRGGSDEEVATFMGRGMLINNLMLMEAARYADEHAFGGLVATILRTPPRHPSSPDPTVPRQE, from the coding sequence ATGTCGGAGCGGAGCGTCCCTGCCCGCAACGACGAACTGCTCGCCGCCTCGATGCGCGCCTTCGCGGCGCGGGGCTACTTCGGCACCACCACCGCGCAGGTCGCCGAGCAGATGGGCGTCTCCCAGCCGTACGTCATCCAGGCCTACGGCTCGAAGCGACTGCTCTTCATCCGGACACACGCACATGCGGGAGAGATGATCATCGACACGTTCCGGACCGCGCCCGCCCGGGGGTTCGATCCCCAGCGCCTCGGGGCCGCCTACCGGGAGCTCGTGCTCTCGATGCCGGAAGCCGTTCTGGTCCATGCCCACGGGTTCTCCGCCGCCACAGCCGAACCCGAGATCGGACGCGAGTCGCGCCGGCTGTTCGGAGAGGTCTACCGCACGCTCCGCGACAGGGGCGGCTCCGATGAGGAGGTGGCGACCTTCATGGGCCGCGGCATGCTCATCAACAACCTGATGCTCATGGAAGCCGCCCGCTACGCAGACGAGCATGCGTTCGGCGGGCTCGTCGCGACCATCCTCCGCACTCCCCCTCGACACCCCTCCTCGCCCGACCCCACCGTTCCTCGCCAGGAGTGA
- the bioB gene encoding biotin synthase BioB, with protein MSGFHDLADISLAGGRIDDSDALRVLDAPDSEVLDLVAAVSAVRRRHFGDRVKLNYLVNLKSGMCPEDCGYCSQALGSTAPILRYSWLTTEEAVENAELGIAGGAARVCLVASGRGPSRRDIDRVADIASHVKARQPSVEVCACLGLLRDGQAERLAAAGVDAYNHNINTAESFHDEIVRTHSYADRVDTITAVQRAGVSPCSGLIVGLGESDRQIVEALVALRELGAESVPINFLVPFDGTPMAGRWTLTPLRCLRIVALARLICPEAEIRLAGGRELHLGTLQGLALHVANSMFLGDYLTAEGQTAAADHALIRENGFVIEGAGDRGEIVGAPRPPRPRRRGAGTSLDANA; from the coding sequence ATGAGCGGGTTCCACGACCTCGCGGACATCTCCCTCGCCGGCGGCCGGATCGACGACAGCGACGCCCTCCGGGTGCTGGACGCACCCGACTCCGAGGTGCTGGACCTCGTCGCCGCCGTCTCCGCCGTCAGGCGACGGCACTTCGGCGACCGGGTGAAGTTGAACTACCTGGTGAACCTGAAGTCGGGCATGTGCCCCGAGGACTGCGGCTACTGCTCGCAAGCCCTCGGATCCACGGCGCCCATCCTGAGGTACTCCTGGCTCACGACGGAGGAGGCGGTCGAGAACGCCGAGCTCGGCATCGCGGGCGGGGCGGCCCGTGTCTGCCTGGTCGCCAGCGGACGCGGACCGTCGCGCCGCGACATCGACCGGGTGGCGGACATCGCCTCCCACGTGAAGGCCCGGCAGCCGAGCGTCGAGGTCTGCGCGTGCCTCGGGCTCCTCCGCGACGGCCAGGCCGAGCGCCTCGCCGCCGCCGGCGTGGATGCGTACAACCACAACATCAACACCGCGGAGTCCTTCCACGACGAGATCGTGCGGACGCACTCCTACGCCGATCGAGTCGACACCATCACCGCGGTGCAGCGCGCGGGAGTCTCCCCCTGCAGCGGACTGATCGTCGGACTCGGCGAGTCCGACCGCCAGATCGTCGAAGCCCTCGTCGCGCTCCGGGAACTGGGAGCCGAGTCCGTCCCCATCAACTTCCTCGTGCCGTTCGACGGCACCCCGATGGCAGGCAGGTGGACGCTGACCCCGCTGCGGTGCCTCAGGATCGTGGCGCTGGCTCGACTGATCTGCCCGGAGGCGGAGATCCGGCTCGCCGGAGGCCGCGAGCTCCACCTGGGCACGCTCCAGGGCCTCGCGCTCCACGTCGCGAACTCGATGTTCCTGGGCGACTACCTCACCGCGGAAGGGCAGACGGCCGCGGCGGACCACGCCCTCATCCGCGAGAACGGGTTCGTCATCGAGGGAGCCGGTGACAGGGGCGAGATCGTCGGGGCCCCTCGACCGCCGCGCCCCCGGCGACGGGGCGCAGGCACGTCCCTCGACGCCAATGCCTGA